The DNA window gtttaGTATCGTGCTCACATCTGGAGGAGCCAGTGCGAGGCGCTGTGCCCACCACCAACAGGGAAGACCCCAGCTGGCAGGTCCCGGCCCCACATCTGAGGAGACTTCATTTCTTCCGGGGTTGCTTATCGGGGAAGCCTTCGAAGAACTCGTTGCACATCATGGCGATGCAGGACAGGAAGACGCAGTACTCCTGGAAGTCCACCTCGTTGTCCTTGTTGCTGTCCAGGTTGCTCATCAGCTTCTGGAATGCAGCTTCATCTGTCCTTTTCTGCGGGAAGAAGAGGCTGCGGGTAGAAACCAGAAGTCGGGGGGGCAGGGCGGGCGTGCGGGTGGCCAGAGCTAGGACTAGACCAGGTTTGCACCTCCAGATGGGAGCCCAGGAAGGCTTAGCCACTCCTTGGGGGGCCCAGCTTTGGACCTCTAGCCCTGGGGGCTAGGCTAGGGCTGGAGGAAGGCCACCCCTCAGACAAAGAAGTCTTGAGTACCTGGGTACAACTGGATAAAGGGGACCACAGCATCTTCTGCCAAGGTCATTTTAAGAATCTAGTTAGACAATGGTCATTAAAGCAATGTATAAACTGCATAAAGGTTGATACAGATGGCATCTGTGATTGCTCGGGGGAAGTCTGTAGGTGTATGAGGGTCTCCATAACTGTGTCTTCACATCCACAAGCCAAATGGAAACTCAAAAAtggtttggggttggggggataaattagtaatatgggattaacagatacacactactatatataaaatagataagcaacaaggatttactgtataacatagggaactatattcaaaatattgtaataacctgtaatggaaaagaatctgaaaaaatatatatgtgtatatataactgaatcactttgctgtacacctgaaactaacacaacattgtaaattaactatacttcaatttaaaaaaaaaaaaagaagacacaatttTCATACaatcgtaaaaaaaaaaatggttcattGCTGTAGTGATGGCAAGTGTCGGAACGTCCTGGCTCACGGATCTCAGCTTTATACACTGACTACCTTGggaagttacttagcctctctgagcttcagtttacCTCCAGTTAAGTTGTGCAAAGCACCTGGCAGAGTCTGAGCCGTAGCCTACCGGCTCGTTCTCAGCCATCTTTCTGCAGAGAGCCAGGACGTGAGCAGCGGGTGCTCGCTGTGCTTGCACCGCACGCAGGCAGAGCAAGCTCTCTGCCCCCACTTCCCCGTCTCAGCAAGATGGCTGACCAACCGCTATAGATGCCAGCTGTAGCCAATGCTTTG is part of the Balaenoptera musculus isolate JJ_BM4_2016_0621 chromosome 1, mBalMus1.pri.v3, whole genome shotgun sequence genome and encodes:
- the S100A4 gene encoding protein S100-A4, producing the protein MACPLEKALDVMVSTFHKYSGKEGDKFKLNKSELKELLTRELPSFLGKRTDEAAFQKLMSNLDSNKDNEVDFQEYCVFLSCIAMMCNEFFEGFPDKQPRKK